From the Athene noctua chromosome 22, bAthNoc1.hap1.1, whole genome shotgun sequence genome, one window contains:
- the FAAP20 gene encoding Fanconi anemia core complex-associated protein 20, with product MSEEGAAKLRLKPRKAPAACSREPSPGREPPRRRQTLSDRCSWFEKEDLKECEKTWILLLKGISEDIECAYWQSVPSFPEFCGKSSKEESLQKQEVFTIGMKDFQWVSFPSFCKEQCLKSKNLSVHQLTESPMDHLQKGQDQADKLKSLLSTAEKTCCVAITDQAKNMVGEDTEVISNPEVSPKSYQLTQPSSTHISALLQSSAEAFSFQRQCRGTVQNSWENRKENDREELQIQTHEGIISFGEAGYVPAEEQPPLASVPGTESCKKMENPSEASSTLESCPMCQMDFSRTLSQLDIDGHLARCLSESADDVVW from the exons ATGTCTGAGGAAGGAGCCGCCAAGCTGCGCCTCAAGCCCAGGAAGGCGCCGGCAGCCTGCAGCCGGgagcccagccccggccgggaGCCCCCCCGGCGGCGCCA GACATTAAGTGACAGATGTTCCTGGTTTGAAAAAGAAGACTTAAAGGAGTGTGAAAAAACATGGATTCTGTTACTGAAAGGCATCAGTGAAGACATAGAATGTGCATACTGGCAATCCGTGCCCAGTTTTCCAGAGTTCTGTGGAAAG agTTCCAAGGAAGAGAGTCTACAGAAACAAGAAGTCTTTACAATTGGAATGAAAGACTTTCAGTGGGTATCGTTCCCATCTTTTTGCAAAGAACAATGTCTAAAATCAAAGAATCTTAGCGTGCACCAGCTAACAGAGAGCCCGATGGACCATTTACAGAAAGGACAGGACCAAGCAGATAAATTGAAAAGTTTACTTTCTACAGCTGAAAAAACATGCTGTGTAGCTATTACAGATCAAGCCAAAAATATGGTTGGGGAAGACACAGAAGTTATCTCAAACCCAGAGGTAAGTCCCAAATCGTATCAACTCACTCAACCCAGCTCTACGCACATCTCGGCATTGTTGCAAAGCTCTGCAGAAGCTTTTAGCTTTCAACGGCAGTGCAGAGGGACTGTACAGAACAgctgggaaaacagaaaagaaaatgatagGGAAGAGCTTCAAATACAAACACATGAAGGGATTATTTCATTTGGTGAGGCTGGATACGTGCCTGCAGAAGAGCAGCCGCCTCTTGCGAGCGTACCTGGAACTGAAAGCTGCAAGAAGATGGAAAATCCAAGTGAAGCATCTTCAACTCTTGAGAGCTGTCCAATGTGTCAGATGGATTTCAGCAGAAC ACTGTCACAGCTGGATATTGACGGGCACCTTGCGAGGTGCTTGTCTGAAAGTGCAGATGACGTCGTGTGGTAA